The Salmo salar chromosome ssa04, Ssal_v3.1, whole genome shotgun sequence genomic sequence CACATCCATTATTGAATCACATCTCAAATCAACAAAAACTTGTGTAGCTATACAGCACAGGATAAAAGTATTTCCCTACCGCCGTGTCGTCCTCTTTGTACACCTTGATGGTCTTGTCGGCCTCGGCCGTGATCAGCCTGCTCTCCGAGTTGTCGAACATGCAGGCGAAGATCCCCGATTCGCTGTCCAGTGAGCCGGGCTGCACGGCGGCGTGGATACGCTGGAAGTTGTAGCCTGTCCGCCAGTCCCACAGGTGAATGGTGCCGTTGTCAGCTAATGGAGACAATAAAAAGATGTAAGGATTAGCTGTATCTAGATCAAGACATCGGTATAGATAGAAAGCAGTGTCTAGGTTCTAGCCGTATATACGATTTCCTATGACTTAGCCATTCAATATATTTTCCTCCAGCCTCTGCAGTTACCACTTCCCTTTCATTTGTTGCCCATCTTTAGTAGTGCGCTTTCGAAGCAACAAAGCCCTTCAGAGTCATTGAAAGTACTATGGCTAGAAATAATCTGACCCAATCATCCTGACAGAGGCTCAAAACTGTCTATTTCCATCGCAACATATATACAAGATATTTTTTGTTCAATTTTTTTGGACCCCTTTTCCTCCCCAAttccgtggtatccaattggtagttccagtcatgtctcatcgctgcaactcccgtacggacttgggagaggcgaaggttgagggCCGTGTATCCTctaaaacacaacccagccaagccgcactgctttctgacacaatgcccacttaacccggaagccagccgcaccaatgaaaacaccgtacacctggcaaccgtgtcagcgtgcactgcgcccggccctccacaggagtcgctagtgggCGATGGTACAAGGATATCCCTGTTGGAAAAAGTAAAGGACGTTTTCATACCTCCTGATACCAGCACGCCGTCTGAGTTGACCGCCATTGCGTTGATGATGGCGTTGTGTCCAGAGAGGTTCTGGATGAAGTTGCCATCTGGGAACGTCCACTGCTTGATGTTGTCGGCAGAGCCAGAGGCTAAGGTATACCTGTAACATTCAGCCAACGAATGGTTCAGTGCCATAATTCAAAACGCACAAATAAAATGAACGAGCCTATCAACCCTATCATTAACTACAACTAGATAACAGAAGATGACTAACTTGGGTGCATCATATGCATCATCGTTTACTACGTATGAGGAAGTGACGTACTGTCTGGGATGTAGGGCCAGTGCTCTGACAGACTTCTTGTGGTTGGTGAGAGTGGCTCTGGTCTTCCCAGCTATCAGATCCCATAGCCTGATGGTGGAGTCGTGGCTCCCTGGAACAGAAAGAGCCGGGTCGTGTTCAGAAGgtcacaccgtagcaaaacgtgaAACTAACAATAAAACGCTGCGTTCTTATATGGACATGTTCAAGTGGTCTCTCCTattttctccctactgaacatgacccaggagAAAATCATGATTTCTCCACGCGCCAGCTCATAATAGAACATAACAAGATGATAAGCCATTGATGGTACTTTGGAGTGGGTCAACTAGCCAATATATGAACACAGCAAGGCAAAGCAGTTGTAACATATCCGTGTCCGTACCTGTGATGATCTGCGGTTCGGCGGCCTGGCATCTGACTGTGGCCACTGTGTTGGTGTGTCCGGACAGGGTGTGCACGTTGGCTTTGCTCCTGATATCCCACACCTATAGACGTAGAGATTTCATATTGACCTCCCAATACACTCCAAAATGTTCCACtaaaataacatttttgaaaGTCAAGACAACTAGTCATTAGCAAGACTTACCCTGGCTGTGGCATCTCGACTGCATGTGACCAGCACGTCGATGGTTGGGTGCAGGTCCAAGTCGTACACGGCACTGAGGTGGCCGTGGTAGTGCCTGATAACCTATAAAAGTGAGGTAGGCGTAACTATACTAATTACTTAACTAAATAATAATGGACCAACAGTCCATTGAAACACGTCATATAAAGTAAAGCAGAAATGAAAGGGTACTAGTACAATACCTTGTTGTACTCCAGATCCCAGCACTTGACCTGCTTGTCCTCGCCGCAGGAGAACAGGTAGGGGCTCCGGGTGCTCACGGCCACGCCGCGCACCGTGCTGATGTGTCCCGTCAGGGAGAGCTTTAGCTTCCCACTGgccaggtcccagatctgtcaggagaatgaGAAACAATGGGGATTTGACGTCACGGTCGAACTTATAGCCGACGTATTACGAGATACATGACTAAATGCCACCAGTTGACAGACATTGAGTAGATCAAATGGATGCCCCAAAACCCTTATGATGTCACTTCTTATTATCATATCTACTGTTTCACTGGCTGCACCTTTACAGAGACGATCTACACATTCTTCAGTCCctgtagtgatgatagtggtaaaaACGTAGCCCCtcatcattttattttttattttacctttatttaactaggcaagttagttaacaacaaattcttattttcaatgatggcctaggaacagtgggttaacttacttgttcaggggcagaacgacagattttgtaccttgtcagctcagggatttgatcttgcaacctctcTGTACTCACCTTAATGGTTCTGTCGCCAGCGCCGGTCACAAACCACTGGTTGCCGGGCTCTACGGCAATGGACCTCACCCAGCCAAGATGACCACTGATGACCTGGAAGGGATAAAGTAAACCTGTATCAGCTACCACACAAAACAGAGAGCAAGTCAATACCCCTGAAGTTATCTTAAAACGCATAGGCCTTACATGAAGATATTCTAAGATTATTGTAGTACGTCCGAAGGACTAGGGACAGTTCCTTGCAAAACATCCAAGCTTTTTGTAAGTGTGCCACGTGCATTTGATAAAGTGTGTGGACTGTAGAGGAAGTAAGTGTATTCAGAAGCCCTTGACATGACAAAACGACGTCCTTTACCCGAAACAGCTTCCATGGAGCGTGCCACTGGGGCTTGGGCATAGTGGGGGCTTTTCTGGCAACGAGGGACGAGTTTTTGGTGCCGCCTCCTTCCAAAAGAGACTAGAAAGAAGACAgaaaattattattattcatagTGGTAGCATTATATCATACAAGACTGATGTCACGTTAGTGGAATGTTGGTGCAGAAATGCATGCGAAGTGTTAGCAGACGCAAAAAAAAAGGTGTGTAGGGCTAATGATACGTATCAGAGAGCATTACCCCACCATAGCGTGTGAGTGAGGAGCGGGAGACCTCTCTGCCCCCCCCGCGTGTCTGTGAATGTCCCCGACACTGGCTGCAGTGCGACTGGCGTCCAGCCTGCAATTACACACACAAAAAGAATGGATGCTGGATGGTCTTAAAGTGCACTCTACTAAGATAGGCAACCCCAATTGTAGTCCCGTGTTGCTTGGATACAATAACACTTTGTTCATGTCTCTAACATCTGGGGTCTGTACAGGAGGTTGTGGTGCTAAGGAATTGCGGGGAAGTACTGCGTCAAACAGACGAATGTCTGACATGGACTATTGAATTCCGTTTGCTCTGGTGTCTTCTCACTTCGACACATCTACCGTGCATCATCTGAAGGAAGTACCTGGCTTGTGATGGCGGCAGGGCAAGAGCCATGGCGTGAACTCCCCCCTTACTGGGGTTCCTATGTATCTGAGTGTCCGCCGTCAGAGCCACCCCTGTGGACGACAATACACAGCGTTATAAAAGTCACGTAACACCCCCGAGGACACAATATGAATGAATGTGGTTTTACATGCAACAGTAGCATTGCATGGTGTTAGAGGGAGGGTTCTCCAAGTCTGGTCCTGGAGAGATACTGGGTGTGCAGGGTTTTGTTCCGGCCCATCATTTAACACACCAGATTCAAATAAGCATGATCTTCAGCCATGATTCGCTGAAATCAGGTGTGTTAGGATAGGGCTGGAACGAAAGCCTGCACCCCCAGTACCTCTCCAGGACCAGAGTAAGGGAACCCTGGGTAAGAGTGTTGTAATTACCAGGTCCTGAGGGGTATGCGTGGGTCCCAGTTATCAAGTACTCTGGATCATCACCTGGAAGACCAGAGGGTTATAAATGAGAAATACTTGGGAGGTTTTGCTCTCATTCATTGCCCATGAAATCAATAATGATTTGTCAATGATTGATGTTGAAGTGATGGCATTCTTACCAGGTTGGGCATAGTTCTGATTGCCATGCATGTTGGAGCCCAGTGGCCTGTCCTTGCCCTCTTTCAGAACGGGCATGTGTAGAACGGCACTGTAGTCTGCCCTTAGCTTCGCTGCCATCTTCACCTTGTGACTACGAAGGGAAACGCTAGTTAACTCAATTGAACATATCAGAGCCTGAAAGTAGGGGtgggcgatatggcctaaaaatcatatcTTGATCTTTTCAAAAGTATAGGTGACTCAGAATacacagtaccagccaaaagtttggacacctactcattcaagggtttttatttattttatactattttctacattgtagaataatagtgaagacatcttaACTGtgatataacacatatggaatcaagtagtagcCAAGAaactattaaacaaatcaaaatatatttaatattttagattcttcaaagtacctttgccttgatgacagctttgcatactcttggcattctctcaaccagctttacctagaacgattttccaacagtcttgaaggaattcccacttatgctgagcacttgttggctgcttttccttcactctgcggtccaactaatcccaaaccatcttaattggattgaggtcgggtgattgtggaggccaggtcatctgacgctacactccatcactccccttcttggtcaaatagtccttacacagcctggaggtgtgttgggttattgtcctgttgaaaaacaaatgatagtcccactaaaccaaaaccagatgggatatcgctgtagaatgctgtggtagtcatgctggtcaAGTGTACCGCGAATTCTAAATattcaccaacagtgtcaccagcaaagcaccatcacacctcctcctctatgcttcacggtgggaactacacatgcggagatcagaaatctcaaatttggactcatcagaccaaaggacagatttccaccggtctaatgttcattgctcgtatttcttggcccaagcaagtctttttttcttattggtgtcctttagtagtggtttgtttgtagcaattcgaccatgaaggcctgattcacagtctcctccgaacagttgatgttgagatgtgtctgttacttgaactctgtgtagcatttatttgggctgcaatttctgaggctggtaactctaatgaacttatcctctgcagcagaggtaactctgggtcttcctttcctgtggcggtcctcattaaagacagtttcatcatagtgcttgatggtttctgcgactgcacttgaagaaacattcaaagttcttgacattttccggattgactgaccttcatgtcttaaagcaatgatgaactgtaatttctctttgcttatttgagctgttcttgacctaatatggacttagccttttaccaaatagggctatcttctgtataccacccctaccttgtcacaacacaactgaatggctcaaacgcattaaggaaagaaattccacaaattaacttttaacaaggtacacctgttaattgaaatgcattcaaggtgactacctcatgaagctggttgagagaatgccaaaagtgtgcaaagctgtcattaaggcaaaggttggctactttgaagaatctcaaatcttttggttactacatgattccatgtgttatttcatagttttgaaaatagtaaatataaagaaaaacccttaaacttgtgtccaaacttttgactggcactgtatactTTTTTTAAAGCTTTGTCGTACAATTAAAGGTAAAAtatgtcagccaatcagctcctATGTTGTTCAATGAGACGTGCCATTCCATAATGGCTGTGTGGCTACTGCTATCTAGCATAATGAAAACATCAGTTTACTTTAAAACGAGTTGTTCAATCTTCTGCACCCAAGtggcgctgcatctcagtgctagaggcgccactacagaccctagttcgattccaggctgtatcacaaccggccatgactgggagtcccgtagggcggtgcgcaattggcccagcatggttcgggtttggccggggtaggccgtcattgtaaataagaatttgttcttaactgactttcctagataaataaaggttaaataaaaagtgtAACTCGCATACGtattacactgacaccccaacacacacatacttgtTTTCAATAACTCCCCTAAGAGCCCACAGTGGACTCTACCTAATCACATGCATACTGaaccacacactttcacactgctactactgtctatctatccttttGCCTagtccctacctatatgtacatagatCTCAACCTTGTATCCCTGCACATtctactctgtactggtactccctgtatatagccatgttatttttactcgttattgttattcactgtgtatttattcctcgtgttactaTTTCTATCTTTAATTCTGCATTTTTGGAAAAGACCtgtacgtaagcatttcactacacgtgttgtttacgaagcatgtgacaaataacattgtaTTTTATTGGATGATGGGACAATTCGGAGTACAACGAATTTCTCATCCCTGGGTGGAGGTAGGTTTTCCAAGATGCGCTGGGTCCCGGTATCTTAATCTAAACAGAAAGCCTGTCCGACCCCTGCGCAGCTGTAAGCAAGTGTAGGGTCGGAAACTATTATGTCTATCct encodes the following:
- the LOC106602566 gene encoding pleiotropic regulator 1, which gives rise to MTEDVQKHSVHTLVFRSLKRTHDMFVADHAKPVSLDETSHKVKMAAKLRADYSAVLHMPVLKEGKDRPLGSNMHGNQNYAQPGDDPEYLITGTHAYPSGPGVALTADTQIHRNPSKGGVHAMALALPPSQARLDASRTAASVGDIHRHAGGAERSPAPHSHAMSLLEGGGTKNSSLVARKAPTMPKPQWHAPWKLFRVISGHLGWVRSIAVEPGNQWFVTGAGDRTIKIWDLASGKLKLSLTGHISTVRGVAVSTRSPYLFSCGEDKQVKCWDLEYNKVIRHYHGHLSAVYDLDLHPTIDVLVTCSRDATARVWDIRSKANVHTLSGHTNTVATVRCQAAEPQIITGSHDSTIRLWDLIAGKTRATLTNHKKSVRALALHPRQYTLASGSADNIKQWTFPDGNFIQNLSGHNAIINAMAVNSDGVLVSGADNGTIHLWDWRTGYNFQRIHAAVQPGSLDSESGIFACMFDNSESRLITAEADKTIKVYKEDDTATEESHPINWKPEILKRKRF